The following coding sequences are from one Lepisosteus oculatus isolate fLepOcu1 chromosome 19, fLepOcu1.hap2, whole genome shotgun sequence window:
- the socs1a gene encoding suppressor of cytokine signaling 1a, whose product MVAHSNVEDNASEQNQARAELPAPASPRRHGEPRQRVARPESPTRFRHFRSERDFRTITMTTSMLENGGFYWGPMTVEEAHTKLKTEPQGTFLIRDSRQKDYFFTLSVKCASGPTSIRIDFQNSRFSLVGSKESFTCLFRLLEHYMDSPKKSLVKPYRKVKVQSLQELCRKRIIETFGKDNIDSIPVNAVLKDFLKSFPFRI is encoded by the coding sequence ATGGTAGCACATAGTAACGTGGAAGATAATGCATCAGAGCAAAACCAAGCAAGAGCTGAGCTACCCGCACCCGCTTCCCCACGGAGACACGGAGAGCCGCGCCAGAGAGTCGCCAGACCGGAGAGCCCGACCCGCTTTCGCCACTTCAGATCGGAGAGGGACTTCAGAACCATCACCATGACCACCTCCATGCTGGAGAACGGCGGTTTCTACTGGGGTCCCATGACTGTGGAAGAAGCCCATACAAAGCTCAAAACGGAGCCTCAGGGTACATTTCTAATTCGGGACAGCCGccagaaagattattttttcacGCTCAGCGTGAAGTGCGCGTCTGGTCCCACCAGCATCCGCATCGACTTCCAGAACTCCCGTTTCAGCCTGGTCGGTAGCAAGGAATCGTTCACCTGTCTGTTCAGACTCTTGGAACATTACATGGACTCGCCGAAGAAAAGTCTGGTGAAGCCTTACAGAAAAGTGAAGGTCCAGTCTTTGCAGGAACTGTGCAGGAAAAGGATTATCGAAACCTTTGGCAAAGACAATATTGACAGCATTCCCGTCAACGCTGTCTTGAAAGactttttgaaaagttttcCATTCCGGATATAA